A window from Garra rufa chromosome 14, GarRuf1.0, whole genome shotgun sequence encodes these proteins:
- the LOC141285426 gene encoding calcium-activated chloride channel regulator 1-like: MDSRTVFVLLWMLLPSTSIGIKLDGNGYVDVIIAISSKVQQDDTLIDKIKEMVTEGSVYLYEALDEKVYFKEATILVPSQWSSKNYSKAKTESFEKAKIRIDSANPAYGDEPYTNQYGECGAEGQYIHFTPEYLLNDTVLQLYGSRGKVFVHEWAHMRWGVYDENNDKIPFYHSNRRIEATRCNKNIKGQFYEVTAGGSLQKCRIDPETSLPTEDCKFFPNKNQNTNSSLMFLPSLDSVNTFCRENEHNYEAPNMQNLKCDKATWTVIFEDSVDKDALRSLPLLPSPLPQTSIKVVQRMQRVVCLILDVSGSMATDSRILRLQQAGTHFLRNIIEDQASVGIVKFSTEASTLSPLTTINSDTREDLIKSLLATAADGSTNMCKGLNLGLKVLKADNGDVLGDEIIFVTDGEATDDIDSCSQSAVQTGAIIHTAALGPNAANALKEMADKTGGIFFTANDYMISNQLMDVFASFTLSTGDYTKEPVQLESVGTTTSDWFNGTVSVDQTVGNKTSFVVIYGTVFPNVYIQSPSGSIYTQTNMIHDGLLKTVTLNIPETAEPGDWKYSIQTTTLQALTITATSQAARDDVPPIIVKTHMNQQFSDGTKPMLVFAEVSQNYRPVINAEVWATLEPESGPAQILQLLDNGAGADASQGDGIYSRYFTKMVNGRISLKVRVKNQDGQTRFAVQKKSGAPYVPGYVVDGVVELNPPKPPVSDEPFQVGSFTRTATGESFEVKLSGTTPPNFPPNRITDLSAEIQEDSVLLSWTAPGEDLDQGTAKSYEIRWSIDLDLLRKNFSNGHAVNTDAVSPQEAGLVEQLSFNLSYPIQNGTTLFFAVESKDEQNAKSETSNIAQASKILPAPKPPGISNPGMNLTVLVISVCVATMVICFIVAVITWAVRRKKTLS, from the exons ATGGACTCAAGAACAGTGTTTGTCTTATTATGGATGTTGCTGCCATCCACCTCCATTGGAATCAAACTAGATGGAAATGGTTATGTTGATGTTATAATTGCAATTAGCTCAAAAGTTCAACAGGATGACACACTTATTGATAAAATCAAG GAAATGGTCACTGAAGGGTCGGTTTATCTTTATGAAGCATTGGATGAAAAGGTCTATTTCAAAGAGGCTACAATACTAGTGCCATCCCAGTGGAGCAGTAAGAATTatagcaaagcaaaaacagagtCCTTTGAAAAA GCCAAAATAAGAATTGATAGTGCTAATCCAGCATACGGTGATGAACCCTACACTAATCAGTATGGTGAATGTGGAGCAGAGGGTCAGTACATTCATTTCACCCCAGAATACCTCCTGAATGACACAGTCCTCCAGCTTTACGGCTCAAGAG GAAAAGTTTTTGTGCATGAATGGGCTCATATGAGGTGGGGCGTGTATGatgaaaacaatgacaaaataccATTCTACCATTCTAATCGCCGTATTGAAGCTACAAG GTGtaacaaaaacattaaaggtCAGTTTTATGAGGTTACTGCTGGAGGATCGCTTCAAAAGTGCCGCATTGATCCAGAAACTTCACTGCCTACTGAGGATTGCAAGTTTTTTccaaacaaaaatcaaaacacaAACAGCTCTTTAATGTTCCTGCCAAGCTTGGATTCT gtGAACACATTTTGTCGTGAAAATGAGCACAATTATGAAGCCCCAAACATGCAAAATCTAAAATGTGACAAAGCAACGTGGACTGTAATATTTGAGGATTCTGTGGATAAAGACGCACTTCGCTCTCTTCCACTACTGCCATCCCCTTTGCCACAAACATCGATTAAAGTTGTGCAGCGAATGCAACGGGTTGTTTGCCTCATCCTTGATGTTTCAGGAAGCATGGCAACA GACTCCAGAATTCTTCGACTGCAGCAGGCTGGCACACATTTCCTGCGAAATATCATTGAGGATCAAGCCAGTGTTGGAATTGTAAAGTTTAGTACTGAGGCTTCTACTCTAAGTCCCTTGACTACTATCAACAGTGACACAAGAGAAGATCTCATAAAATCATTGTTGGCAACAGCAGCAGATGGATCGACAAACATGTGTAAAGGCCTTAATCTAGGATTAAAG GTTCTTAAAGCAGACAATGGAGATGTATTAGGTGatgaaatcatttttgtaacCGATGGTGAGGCGACCGACGACATTGATAGTTGTAGTCAGAGTGCAGTACAAACTGGTGCTATTATACACACAGCAGCTTTAGGTCCCAATGCAGCTAATGCACTGAAGGAAATGGCAGACAAAACTG GGGGAATATTTTTCACAGCCAATGATTACATGATCTCCAACCAGTTAATGGATGTGTTTGCTTCTTTCACATTATCAACTGGAGATTACACAAAAGAACCAGTTCAG CTAGAGAGTGTTGGAACAACAACATCTGATTGGTTCAATGGGACAGTATCAGTGGATCAGACGGTTGGGAACAAAACCAGCTTTGTAGTAATTTATGGAACAGTTTTTCctaatgtttacatacagtcacCAAGTGGCTCAATCTACACTCAGACAAATATGATTCATGATGGACTGCTGAAAACAGTCACTTTAAACATTCCAGAAACTGCAGAG CCTGGGGATTGGAAGTACAGTATACAAACTACAACACTTCAGGCTTTGACTATAACAGCAACAAGTCAAGCAGCACGTGATGATGTTCCCCCTATCATTGTCAAAACCCACATGAACCAGCAGTTCAGTGACGGCACTAAACCCATGTTAGTGTTTGCGGAGGTTAGTCAGAATTACAGGCCTGTAATAAATGCTGAAGTGTGGGCTACGCTGGAGCCAGAATCTGGTCCTGCACAAATATTACAGCTGCTGGACAATGGAGCAG GAGCTGATGCTTCTCAAGGTGATGGAATCTATTCCAGATATTTCACAAAGATGGTAAACGGAAGAATCAGCTTGAAAGTAAGAGTGAAGAATCAAGATGGACAAACCAGATTTGCTGTCCAAAAAAAGAGTGGCGCCCCATACGTACCTGGATATGTGGTAGACG GTGTAGTGGAGCTGAACCCTCCAAAGCCTCCAGTTTCTGATGAACCATTTCAGGTTGGAAGCTTCACCAGAACAGCCACTGGAGAGAGTTTTGAGGTGAAACTTTCAGGCACAACTCCACCAAACTTCCCTCCTAACAGAATCACAGATCTGAGTGCTGAGATCCAGGAGGACTCTGTGCTTCTCAGCTGGACAGCTCCTGGTGAAGACCTCGACCAAGGGACAG CTAAATCCTATGAGATCAGGTGGAGCATTGACCTCGATCTGCTTCGAAAAAACTTCAGCAATGGTCATGCAGTCAACACAGATGCTGTCTCACCTCAGGAGGCTGGATTAGTTGAACAACTTTCATTCAATCTCAGTTACCCAATACAAAATGGGACCACACTTTTCTTTGCAGTTGAGTCGAAGGATGAACAAAATGCAAAATCTGAAACCTCCAACATTGCTCAAGCTTCAAAGATCCTCCCTGCTCCGAAACCTCCGGGAATATCAAACCCAGGCATGAATTTGACAGTTCTTGTCATTTCTGTGTGTGTGGCAACTATGGTCATATGCTTTATTGTTGCTGTAATCACATGGGCGGTGAGACGCAAGAAAACTCTCTCCTGA